In one Gracilinanus agilis isolate LMUSP501 chromosome 6, AgileGrace, whole genome shotgun sequence genomic region, the following are encoded:
- the LOC123251546 gene encoding endogenous retroviral envelope protein HEMO-like, with protein sequence MPIMKGEMMSMFPIALTVLLGFGLARHALPQHPFITPIQRAVTAANLTDFWVCHKVGNMETEVSLIPIPAPLSHWINESIYGVYYYSSYSKYQYMWKYTGQPLSPEYGKGLKYKVHVSRTFYTYQVAGRPQYRIQHRGQYPLCIQNDNGTVYLGDVPEDRCAQTLWFDTDDGTWEVSPGSNRGGNLKCGKTSPVTFWDKERYSNFTILPLNYTSASWKSETKNYHDDTLYVLAEGGEIVHTNFNMSNCPDESSFVNFTLIYQMFESILCGYNDTPWHHLTHSWKNFNKRCPWYFETGTLMIRGKERWSPNSTWAHYSGNRLTLSLAHTPGLYFICGDYAYKALPPAWGGTCTIAYLVPDLQIHKTLTSTPVPNLRSLINRVHKPTTNPLAEKPSGFHAFARALFPWLGILEIEKAIVNMSAAVEEGFSATLDAISNLRLEVDPLSHVVVQSRMALDMKQAQQGGVCAYINTMCCFYVDKKNQISQNVTKLKNFMSTDSE encoded by the coding sequence ATGCCCATCATGAAGGGAGAGATGATGAGTATGTTCCCTATTGCCCTAACAGTGCTCCTAGGATTTGGCCTGGCACGTCATGCCCTTCCACAGCATCCCTTCATTACACCTATACAAAGGGCTGTTACTGCAGCAAACTTAACAGATTTTTGGGTCTGTCATAAAGTGGGTAATATGGAAACCGAGGTTTCCCTGATCCCTATACCAGCTCCACTATCCCATTGGATCAATGAATCCATATATGGAGTATATTATTATTCTTCCTATTCTAAGTACCAGTATATGTGGAAATACACAGGCCAGCCCCTCTCCCCAGAATATGGAAAAGGACTGAAATACAAGGTACACGTGAGCCGCACCTTTTATACGTACCAAGTTGCAGGACGTCCACAGTATCGAATACAACACCGAGGTCAGTATCCATTGTGCATCCAAAATGACAATGGAACGGTATACTTGGGCGATGTTCCAGAGGACAGATGTGCCCAGACCCTGTGGTTTGACACTGATGATGGCACATGGGAAGTGAGTCCTGGATCGAATAGAGGAGGAAACCTAAAATGTGGGAAGACCTCCCCAGTGACATTCTGGGACAAAGAAAGATACTCCAACTTCACCATCCTTCCCCTCAATTATACCTCTGCCAGCTGGAAAAGTGAAACAAAGAACTATCATGATGATACTTTATATGTTTTGGCTGAAGGGGGAGAGATTGTCCACACCAACTTTAATATGTCAAATTGTCCTGACGAAAGCTCTTTTGTCAACTTCACACTTATATACCAGATGTTTGAGTCTATACTCTGTGGTTATAATGACACCCCTTGGCACCATTTGACTCATTCGTGGAAAAATTTTAACAAGCGATGCCCTTGGTATTTTGAGACAGGGACTCTGATGATTCGAGGGAAAGAACGGTGGTCACCAAATTCCACCTGGGCCCACTATTCTGGTAACAGACTTACTCTATCTCTTGCACACACACCTGGGCTTTATTTCATTTGTGGTGATTATGCTTACAAAGCTCTACCTCCAGCATGGGGAGGAACATGCACTATAGCCTATCTTGTCCCTGATCTACAGATACACAAGACCTTGACCTCTACACCTGTCCCCAACCTTAGGAGCTTAATTAATCGAGTTCATAAACCCACCACCAATCCTTTGGCTGAGAAACCCTCAGGCTTCCACGCTTTCGCCCGAGCTTTGTTTCCATGGCTTGGGATTTTGGAAATTGAGAAGGCAATAGTGAATATGTCTGCAGCTGTAGAAGAAGGCTTCAGCGCCACCCTTGATGCCATATCCAACCTGCGGCTAGAGGTAGACCCCCTGTCTCATGTGGTGGTTCAGAGTCGGATGGCATTAGATATGAAACAAGCCCAACAAGGTGGAGTTTGTGCGTATATCAACACTATGTGTTGTTTCTATGTTGATAAAAAGAACCAGATAAGTCAAAATGTTACTAAGTTGAAAAATTTCATGAGCACAGACTCTGAGTAG